Within the Sulfuricurvum sp. genome, the region AAGTGATTCGAAAAAAAGCATCCGTAACGGAACATTTGTTAATTTTTATCTCTCTCCGCGCGATTACCACCGTTACCATGCCCCGATCGATATGCAGGTACTTCATGCAGTGCATATTCCCGGAAAACTGTATCCCGTTAATATCCCTTCACTCAAAAAACAGGTGAATCTTTTTATCGAAAACGAACGGGTTGTTTTGGAATGTTTAAGTGCTCAGGGAAAACGCTTTTTTTTGATCCTTGTAGGTGCGCTTAATGTCGGTGAAATGGAAGTGAGTTTTGAGCCGCGTATACAAACAAATACCGTATCAACACCGAGTCAATACAGCTATAGAGACCTTTACCTGAGTAAAGGCGATGATTTCGGGTGTTTTCGAATGGGCTCGACTATTGTTATGCTGTGCGAAAAAGAGATGCTGGAACTCGGAGTCTCGACTGGGCACAATGTCCGTTTTGCTCAGACGATTGCACGGATTAACGCTTAGCAATAATATCCAAACGTAATTGCAGATGTCCATCTTCTTCATGGATATCGATGCTGCTGTCGATCGGTGGATGCAGTTTGTTTAGTGCACCTTGGACAGAATGAAAAACGTGCATAAATTTTTGGAACATCGGAGCCTTGATATAATCAATGTGTCCTTGTTTGATTTCATTCGCTATGACATTGATTCCGGCATAGTAGACTGCTTTATTGACGGAGCGGCTGATTTGATAATTACGCATTAACTCAATATTACGTATCAGGACATCACGTTCTTCATCTCCCAAAACTTTGTTCTCATGTGCACGTTTTAATTCATTCGCTATCTCATTTTCTGCAATTTTACGGCGTTCTTCGATCTGATCAACAAGGGTTGCATCTTTGCTTTTGATAAGATTGAAGATGATATCGGCATTCAGCGGCTCGGCTTTTGCAAGATAGGTATACCGTTCATTGGCCTGATAGTTGTGATCGAGTGCTTGAATCAGCTCTGCAACGATACTGATATAAGCGAATTTGTCTTCTTTATTTAGATCAAATGTAATTCCGTGAGCTGAGATTAGAGGTTTTGGTCCGGCGTACTGAAGAGGCATGTAAATCACTCCTTGACAATGTATGCCCCACTATCTGAGGCAATAATTTTAATTATTATACATTAAATCTAAAGTGCATGATATCACCGTCTTGCACAATATACTCTTTACCTTCTAAACGCATTTTCCCAGCTTCTTTCGATTTGGCTTCGCCGCCGCAGGCAACGAAGTCTTCATATCCGATTACTTCGGCGCGGATAAATCCTTTTTCAAAGTCGTTATGGATAACGGCCGCCGCTTTTGGTGCAGTCGTATTTTTGTGAATAGTCCAAGCACGCACCTCTTTGACTCCGGCGGTGAAGTAGCTCATGAGACCGAGTTTATCGAATCCTTTGCGGATGATTTGCTCTAGTCCTGATTCTTCGACACCCATGTCACGTAGGAACTCATCACGCTCGTCATCTTCCATACCGACGAGTTCTTCTTCGATTTTTGCGCAGAGTTTGATCACTTCACAGCCGTGTTTAGCAGCGTGTTCGCGAAGACGTACAACATATTCATTATCTTCGGTGAGACCGTCTTCATCAACGTTGGCACCGTACATGATCTCTTTAGCACTCAAAAGTCGAGTTTCACTCATCAGTTTTTCATACATTTCCGAATCGGCTTTCGGGAAATTGCGCGCAAGGTTCCCTTCCGCCAAAAACTCTGCCAACTCTTCGGCAAACGCCATCATCGCTGCGGCATCTTTTTCGTTTTTCGCCTGTTTTTTGAGACGCTCGATACGGTTGGTCAACACTTCGATATCGGCGAAAATCAGCTCGTTTTCGATGATCTCAACGTCAAGCAACGGATCGATACGCCCTTCGGTATGGACGATATTGTCATCTTCGAAACAACGGACGATTTGCAGGATTACTTCGGTTTCACGGATGTTTGAGAGAAATTTGTTCCCCAAACCTTCACCTTTGCTCGCACCCTTAACGAGTCCTGCGATATCGACGAAATCAAGAGTCGAGTATTGGATACGTTCAGGGTTGACGATTTTGGCAAGTTCATTCAAACGGACATCTGGTACCGGAACGGTCGCTTTGTTCGGCTCGATCGTACAGAACGGATAGTTCGCCGCTTCGGCGTTTTGTGCTTTGGTAAGTGCGTTAAAGGTGGTCGATTTTCCGACGTTTGGTAATCCTACGAGTCCGATTGATAAGCCCATTTAGTGTGTCCTTGATAGTGTTTCGATATGTCAATAATTGGCGCAATTATAATACAGTGTTGTTGATAAGGGACTGAGGGGGAAAATGAGAAAGGGATTTCCCGATCGAGTCGGGAATGACGAAAAAAATAAATGATGCAATATCATCATGATGCAATTATGCTATAATGCTAATAAAAAGGAGATGCTATGAGTGTACGTACCACCATTACCCTCGATGAGGATATCCTCAAACTCCTCAAACTAAAAGCGTTGGAGACCTCCGAATCGCTTTCCTCACTCGTCAATAATATCGTTATCGACGCATTTCGAGAAGACGCAAGCGACTTAAAGGTATTTGATGAACGTAAAAATGAAGAGACGTTATCGTTCGAGTCATTTTTAAAACAGCTGGAAGCAAATGGTAAGCTATAAAATCGAGATCAAAAAATCGGCGGCGAAAGAGATAGAAAATCTCCCCTCAGTTGTTTTGAAAAGGGTTGTTTCTCATATCCAAGAACTCGCTAATGAACCAAGACCGCTCGGGTGTAAAAAACTGAGCGGTGATGAAAAATATCGGCTTAGAGTAGGGGATTATCGGATTTTATACGAGATCGAAGATGAAATCGTGACGGTATATGTCGTTAAAGTGGCGCACCGAAAAGAAGTTTATCGGATGTTATAGAGCCGAATTCCCGCTGGTGCGGGAAGAAAAAAGTTATTTGCAGTGCTCCATGAGCCAGTTGAGCGTCATACGGACACCTGCACCCGTACCGCCGTAGGTATGGACATCCCATGCGCTTTCGGTATAGGCAGAACCCGCGATATCGAAATGAACCCATTTCTCTTTCATATCCTCATCGATGAAGTTATCGAGGAACAGCGCGGCCGTGATCGCTCCGCCGTAAGGTTTGCTAGAGACGTTGCACACATCGGCAAGGTCGCTTTTGATCAGTTTTTTGAGGTGGCGGTTGAACGGCAGCATACCGCAGTATTCGCCTGCAGAAGCACCCGCTTCGATAAACGAATGTTTAAGCGCTTCGTTATGCCCCATAACTCCTGTCGTGTACGGCCCAAGAGCAACCATACAAGCACCTGTGAGGGTCGCGAAATCGAAGAGATAGTCCGCTTTAACATTTTCCTGCGCATAGCCGAGAACGTCTGCTAGGACAAGGCGGCCTTCTGCATCGGTATTGCGTACTTCGATCGTTTTTCCGTTTTTGGCACGGAGGACGTCATCGGGTTTGTAGGCGTTACCGCTGATCATGTTTTCAACGGCACCGACAAACGCGTGTACTTCGATATCGAGTTCCAGCTCACTGATCGCTTTGATCATCCCCATGACGGCACAGCCGCCGGCTTTGTCCATTTTCATCGTGACCATCGAGGTCGCAGCTTTGAGGCTGAGCCCGCCGCTGTCGTATGTGAGACCTTTACCGACGAGGGTAATGACCTTTTTTGGGTTCTCAGGTTTGTAGGCGAGATGAATCAGGCGGGGAGGGTGGGCAGAACCTCGTCCGACAGAGAGCATCGCAAACATTTTTTCGTCTTCAAGTCCGTTGACATCTAAAATGGTACATTCGAGGTTGTTGCTTGTCGCGAGAGCATCCGCCGTTACGGCCATCTGCTGAGGCGTCATATCATCGGGAGTTTGGTTGACCAGATTACGGACAAAATTGGTCGCTTTGGAAATGATGAGAGTTCGGTTTAAAACGGCTTCCAATGCGTCGAAATCGTTCGATGATCCGTCATTGTTTTCATGCGAAAAGATGACTTCGGAAAGTTGTGAAGGTTTCGGCTCGGATTTATAGCTTTCAAATTTGTAACTGCCCAGCACTACCCCTTCGATCAACGCACAGAAGCGTTCAGCGGAATATTGGGCACATTTGAGTGATGTGTAAGCGTAGTTCATGGCGGCTTTGACGGCGACTGCCATTGCGGAGCGATAGAGCTCGTCGCTTTCTTCTTTGTCTATACCGCAGATGAGAAGACGGTGTTCATGCAGGGCACAGAGTTGTTCCTGTTCCGCTTTGAATCCTGCCTGCGATAATAGTGCATGGTGGGGATGAAATTCGAGTGTTTTGGAACTTACAAATTCCAGTGTAAGTTCGGCCCCGATTTGTTCAAGTGGTTGATTATACAGTTTGACGTTCACGGCGTTTCTCCAAAAGATTTTTTTCAAGTCGATTCATACTGCTAACGATTCCCCAAACCGCTAAAGCGATCAGAGGAATGGCAAAAAACCAGTGTCCTTTTATCCATTTGAGGATATTTAGAATAGCATCACCGTAGTAATAGGCAGGGATGATCGTGATACTTGCCCAAAATATAGCACTAATAAAGTTAATAAAAGCAAACTGCCGGCTGGAATATTGGGTCAGGCCGATCGCCATAGGGATGACGGTACGCATTCCGTACATATAACGTTGGACAAAGATGACCGGCCAGCCGTATTTTTTGAGTAATAGGTGGGCAATGGCAAATTTGCGGCGCTGTGAACGGAGTTTGTTGTGGATGTAGCGTTTGTTAAATCGACCGATATAGAAATAAATCTGATCTCCGATAAATCCGCCGAATCCGCCGACTGCAATCGAGACAGGCAGAGACATGTCCCCCATATGGGAAAAGATACCGGCCATAATAAGACCCATTTCCCCTTCTAAGATACTCCAAAAAAAGAGGACGATGTAGCCGTATTCTCTAAGCCACCCAATTAACAGATCTTCCACGGATAGCCTTAATTATCGAAATTTAAAATTTGTTTTGCCTGCATCATATCTTTGTCACCTCGACCTGAGAGGTTGACAATGATGAGTTTGTCTTTGATATCACCCATTTTTTTCAGGTATGCAACGGCATGAGCCGTTTCAAATGCCGGGATGATTCCCTCGGCCCGACTAAGCCATACAAAGGCATCGAGCGCTTCTTGGTCGGTGATGTTGTCATAAGTGACATTATCATTGTCTTTGTGGAACGCATGTTCCGGCCCGATACCCGGATAATCGAGTCCGGCAGAAATGGAGTGGGCTTCAAGAATCTGACCGTCTTCGTCTTGGAGAAGGTAACTCATTTGTCCGTGCAATACACCGGGACGCCCTTTGAGAAGAGAACAGCCGTGTTTGTCGGTATCGACTCCCAATCCTCCCGCTTCGATCCCGATACAGCGAACCTCTTTGTCTTCGAGGAAATGTTGGAACGTCCCAATGGCATTGGAGCCTCCGCCGATACAGGCGATGACGTAATCGGGAAGACGTTTCTCTTTTTCAAGGATCTGGGCGCGTGCTTCGCATCCGATGATTGCCTGAAAGTCACGTACCATCATCGGATACGGGTGTGGGCCGGCAACGGTACCGATAATGTAGAATGTATCGCGCGCATGGGTGACCCAGTGGCGGATCGCATCGTTCATGGCATCTTTGAGTGTTTTACTTCCGCTTTCAACGGCGTGGACTTTCGCTCCGAGGAGTTTCATCCGAAAGACATTGAGTTCTTGTCGGGCTACGTCTTTCGCTCCCATGAAAATTTCACATTCCAATCCGAGCAAGGCAGCAATGGTCGCAGTAGCGACACCGTGTTGTCCGGCACCCGTTTCAGCTATGACTTTCTTTTTGCCTAAACGTTTAGCCATAAGCCCTTGTGCAATAACGTTGTTGACTTTGTGCGCACCGGTATGGTTTAGATCTTCACGTTTGAGATAGATTTTAGCACCGAGTTCCTCTGAAAGGTTGGTCGCGTAGTACAAGGGGCTCGGACGGCCGACGTAATCGGTGAGATATCCGTCTACCTCGCTCCAAAATGTTTCGTCAAAACGGATCTCTTTGTAAGCCTCTTCGAGCTCCAACAGAGCCGGCATCAATGTTTCCGGAACATAGCGTCCGCCGAAAATTCCGAAATGCCCGTCAACAGGGTCGAATTTAGAGGGTTTAGGGATGTACATTAATCAACTCCAATAACAGTATAGACTTCAACTAGATCACGCAGTTTGGATTGTCCGCTCAAGAAATCGAGTCCCATGACAAAACACGCTTCGATACACTCCGCACCTACTTTGTTGATAAGGTTGGCTGCGGCATACGCTGTTCCGCCGGTAGCAATCAAATCATCGATGAGGAGGACACGCGGTTTTTCAACTCCTGAAAAGGCATCGATATGGATTTCGACTTCATCCACACCGTATTCGAGAGCGTATTTTTCTGAAACAGTCGTGTAGGGAAGTTTCCCTTTTTTTCGAATAGGGACAAAGCCGACACCCAACATCTGTGCCAAAGCCGCACCGAAGATAAAACCGCGTGCATCGATTCCGGCAACGTGGGTGAGGTCATAGGACGCATAACGGTCGTGCAGATGCTGCATTAAAACACCGAATGCTTTACCGTCTGAGAGGAGGGTTGTGATGTCTTTAAAAATAATGCCCGGTTTTGGAAAATCGGGAATATCGCGAATTGCGTTGATCAAAATAGCTTTGTCACTGATGCTGAGACTCATGGGCCATTCCTTGTTCTAAAATTTTCTGCCTCGAATGAGACAAATGTTTATATTAAATGAGTGCGTCAATACGCCCTTCGAGCTCTTTGATTTTACTTTGGAGTCGGTCGGTTTCGGAACGGTGTTTAGAGTTGCGCTGTTTAAGCGATTTAAGCTCATTACGCAGATTATTGAGTTCTTCACTCAGAATATCAACATTACCAAGTGCTCTTTGGAGCTGAATTTGATATTTCCGGATCAATACTTCAGCCTCTTTGAGGGTCAATTTCATCATTTCACTGGTACGCTGTTCTTTAACGGTAATGCTCCGAAAATAGAACATTTTGACTAAAAAGAAAAGAGCCCCTAATGTGACAACCGTGAGCAATGACCACTCTAAAAACATGCGTTATCCTTGTATAGCTTCGATTTTATCCACTCGGCCGCAGTGACGGCCTCCTTCAAATTTCCCGGCAATCCATGCATCAAGGATGGATTCGGCAACACCTTGCCCTACAATCCGTTCACCATAGCACAGTACATTAGCATCGTTGTGCCCTCGTGCAACAGTTGCGGTATAGGCATCATGACACAGTGCTGCACGGATACCGTGGAAGCGATTAGCTGCCATGCTCATCCCGATTCCTGAACCGCAGATCAAAATCCCTTGCGCAGTTGGATCGGCAAGGACGCTTTCACATACTTTTACCGCGTAATCGGGATAATCGACTCTCTCTTTTGAAAAAGGTCCTAAATCAATGACTTCGTGACCTTTCTGGCGCAGTAGTTCTACACTAAAATCTTTCAGATCAATTCCGGCATGGTCGGTAGCGATATAAAATTTCATACAATTCCTTAGTTTAATAATAAATGTAACAGTGCCTCAATAGGCCACATAACCAGTGGTATTTTGAGCGGAGTAACCAATATGATGATGATAACAATCATTCCATAAGGTTCGGCTTTGGCGAAAAATTCGGCAACGGCACGTATGTTATATTTTAGCGCCAGATAGCTGATGAAATGGGCGCCGTCAAAACTTGGTATCGGGAGGAGATTGAACACTGCCAATATGACGTTAATCAGCATCAGTTTCATAACCAACAGATAGAAGAAAAGGTATCCGATTCCATCGGCTTCCGTCGGCTGTGCAAGTGAAAGCAGGACAATTGACATGAGGGTAGCTAAAAAAAGATTGTATACGATTCCTGCCAGACTCACCTGCATAGCCGCGTTATATCCGCCGTTTCGGATGACGGTCAGAAGATTGACCGGAACAGGCTTCGCCCACCCGAATAAAAAACCGCTTGAAGCACCTAAAAGTAATGGGATGAAATACGTCATTAAAGGAACAAGGATAGATCCGAAAGGGTCAATATGGATGAGGGGGTTGATACTGAGACGTCCGCTGTTTTTTGCAGTCGTGTCTCCGTATTTGTAAGCGACCCAGCCGTGCATGATCTCATGGCCGATGATGGCAATGAGCAATGCGATAATAGCGGCGGGAATTTCGAGCAGATTAATAGAGTTCATGATCGTTGGCGTCTTCGCGTATCCGCTCTGCTATTGCGCGGCTTAACGGTCCTTTTTGCTCCAAATCAGCAGGTGTTTTACCGATTCGGTCCCAACGTACTTTATAATCGGCATCAAGACTGAAATAAACAAACCAAGGTGTTCCTTCGATCAAACCGTACGGAACGGCTCCCCAGAATCGGCTGTCATTAGAGTGATCACGGTTGTCACCCATCATGAAATATTGTTTGTCG harbors:
- a CDS encoding leucyl aminopeptidase, with translation MNVKLYNQPLEQIGAELTLEFVSSKTLEFHPHHALLSQAGFKAEQEQLCALHEHRLLICGIDKEESDELYRSAMAVAVKAAMNYAYTSLKCAQYSAERFCALIEGVVLGSYKFESYKSEPKPSQLSEVIFSHENNDGSSNDFDALEAVLNRTLIISKATNFVRNLVNQTPDDMTPQQMAVTADALATSNNLECTILDVNGLEDEKMFAMLSVGRGSAHPPRLIHLAYKPENPKKVITLVGKGLTYDSGGLSLKAATSMVTMKMDKAGGCAVMGMIKAISELELDIEVHAFVGAVENMISGNAYKPDDVLRAKNGKTIEVRNTDAEGRLVLADVLGYAQENVKADYLFDFATLTGACMVALGPYTTGVMGHNEALKHSFIEAGASAGEYCGMLPFNRHLKKLIKSDLADVCNVSSKPYGGAITAALFLDNFIDEDMKEKWVHFDIAGSAYTESAWDVHTYGGTGAGVRMTLNWLMEHCK
- the ychF gene encoding redox-regulated ATPase YchF; its protein translation is MGLSIGLVGLPNVGKSTTFNALTKAQNAEAANYPFCTIEPNKATVPVPDVRLNELAKIVNPERIQYSTLDFVDIAGLVKGASKGEGLGNKFLSNIRETEVILQIVRCFEDDNIVHTEGRIDPLLDVEIIENELIFADIEVLTNRIERLKKQAKNEKDAAAMMAFAEELAEFLAEGNLARNFPKADSEMYEKLMSETRLLSAKEIMYGANVDEDGLTEDNEYVVRLREHAAKHGCEVIKLCAKIEEELVGMEDDERDEFLRDMGVEESGLEQIIRKGFDKLGLMSYFTAGVKEVRAWTIHKNTTAPKAAAVIHNDFEKGFIRAEVIGYEDFVACGGEAKSKEAGKMRLEGKEYIVQDGDIMHFRFNV
- a CDS encoding site-2 protease family protein; this translates as MNSINLLEIPAAIIALLIAIIGHEIMHGWVAYKYGDTTAKNSGRLSINPLIHIDPFGSILVPLMTYFIPLLLGASSGFLFGWAKPVPVNLLTVIRNGGYNAAMQVSLAGIVYNLFLATLMSIVLLSLAQPTEADGIGYLFFYLLVMKLMLINVILAVFNLLPIPSFDGAHFISYLALKYNIRAVAEFFAKAEPYGMIVIIIILVTPLKIPLVMWPIEALLHLLLN
- a CDS encoding adenine phosphoribosyltransferase produces the protein MSLSISDKAILINAIRDIPDFPKPGIIFKDITTLLSDGKAFGVLMQHLHDRYASYDLTHVAGIDARGFIFGAALAQMLGVGFVPIRKKGKLPYTTVSEKYALEYGVDEVEIHIDAFSGVEKPRVLLIDDLIATGGTAYAAANLINKVGAECIEACFVMGLDFLSGQSKLRDLVEVYTVIGVD
- a CDS encoding DedA family protein; this encodes MEDLLIGWLREYGYIVLFFWSILEGEMGLIMAGIFSHMGDMSLPVSIAVGGFGGFIGDQIYFYIGRFNKRYIHNKLRSQRRKFAIAHLLLKKYGWPVIFVQRYMYGMRTVIPMAIGLTQYSSRQFAFINFISAIFWASITIIPAYYYGDAILNILKWIKGHWFFAIPLIALAVWGIVSSMNRLEKNLLEKRRERQTV
- the trpB gene encoding tryptophan synthase subunit beta; this translates as MYIPKPSKFDPVDGHFGIFGGRYVPETLMPALLELEEAYKEIRFDETFWSEVDGYLTDYVGRPSPLYYATNLSEELGAKIYLKREDLNHTGAHKVNNVIAQGLMAKRLGKKKVIAETGAGQHGVATATIAALLGLECEIFMGAKDVARQELNVFRMKLLGAKVHAVESGSKTLKDAMNDAIRHWVTHARDTFYIIGTVAGPHPYPMMVRDFQAIIGCEARAQILEKEKRLPDYVIACIGGGSNAIGTFQHFLEDKEVRCIGIEAGGLGVDTDKHGCSLLKGRPGVLHGQMSYLLQDEDGQILEAHSISAGLDYPGIGPEHAFHKDNDNVTYDNITDQEALDAFVWLSRAEGIIPAFETAHAVAYLKKMGDIKDKLIIVNLSGRGDKDMMQAKQILNFDN
- a CDS encoding type II toxin-antitoxin system RelE/ParE family toxin, which codes for MVSYKIEIKKSAAKEIENLPSVVLKRVVSHIQELANEPRPLGCKKLSGDEKYRLRVGDYRILYEIEDEIVTVYVVKVAHRKEVYRML
- the rpiB gene encoding ribose 5-phosphate isomerase B, with amino-acid sequence MKFYIATDHAGIDLKDFSVELLRQKGHEVIDLGPFSKERVDYPDYAVKVCESVLADPTAQGILICGSGIGMSMAANRFHGIRAALCHDAYTATVARGHNDANVLCYGERIVGQGVAESILDAWIAGKFEGGRHCGRVDKIEAIQG
- a CDS encoding phosphatidylserine decarboxylase, which encodes MKQHFTSALSQTFGRFASKEHGRTFQNMINRTYVRAMGLDMSDFESPESYPSLNALFTRKFRHKRSFSNDPLDMISPCDSLITECGAIKEDLALQIKGMSYSVDGVLGEGISSDSKKSIRNGTFVNFYLSPRDYHRYHAPIDMQVLHAVHIPGKLYPVNIPSLKKQVNLFIENERVVLECLSAQGKRFFLILVGALNVGEMEVSFEPRIQTNTVSTPSQYSYRDLYLSKGDDFGCFRMGSTIVMLCEKEMLELGVSTGHNVRFAQTIARINA